The Ficedula albicollis isolate OC2 chromosome 5, FicAlb1.5, whole genome shotgun sequence genome includes the window TTAGTTCAGCAATTCTGTCACAGCTTTGGTCAAAGGCTGATGAAACCATTCCTTTTTGTGGGCCTCTTAATTCACCTCTCAGATTCCACATCTGCATAAGCCAGGCTTTTGGGAAGATGCTGTCTCACACCTTCAGTTATTTGTGGAACAGACTGCCACCACAGCTTGGGGGAAATCAGTGCAAGCCATGTATAGTGTTGGAATATCAACTTTTCAAACTGGGGCAAGGTGCTCCTTGGTGAAAATGCACCATAGTGATGTTTTGCCCTGTGATCTCAGTGAAGCAGTTTCATCTAGTTAGGTGCTAATCAAACCAGCTCCTGAGCTAAGTTCAGTTACAGGCACCTGTGCTTGCAGCTATGCACAAAATCCAGCCCAGGATCAGCATTTCCACCTCCATCACACCAACCAGCACTAGGATGCTAATCTTACTTTAAACCAGTGTGACTTCGCTGTCCTTAGTGGAGTAGCCATCATGTCACCATTGTTCCCATTTAGGCAAAGTGGCACTAAGTATCTCTTGGAGTGCTGCTCCAGTCCCAGCAGCTGGTAAGAGGAAAACCTGAAGAAGGACATTGCAAGTTTATTAGAATTCTGATAACTAAAATAAGGTTTTAAAACTGGTAGCAGCCAGTGTCTTTCTCATTCTGGCTTACTGAGTTAGCAGACTGCAGAGCACCCCCCTCCAAATACTACCTTCTTGTCCATAAGAGTTTCAGaagccttttttctttgcagagaaaataaCTTGTAATGACTACGTGATCTTATCTGTTGGAAGGATTTTTGTTACAGCAGTAGTTGTATTACCTAATCAGTAATAATTACTAGATCCAGCAGTGTAGAACCAGACAAAAGTTTGCTTTCAATCTGATTAAAATCTCAGTCCTCTCCCTCTAATTCTAAAGGGTAAGTTACAGTTAAATGTAATTCTTTCCATTCTtaaattttccttcctgttttttcccccctgcatTGCTGACTGTAATGACAGGATGATCTGTCCAACTTGCAAATTTAATGGTCATAATGAGAGATTTAAGAGTCTTGAGGCTAATGACTGTAAGAAATTTTGATCAGCCTCACAAGCTACACATGTAGCACAGATTCAGAATTTCATTTCCTTATAATGCTTCATACAGGCCCAGCTGAAGTGCAGAGCACATGCAGATGTTGAGGAGGGATCACACTCCTCAGTAGGTTTCtccacactgtgctgctggcatGGGCCAAACAGTTGGGTTCAAACTTTTCACAGCTTGTAGTAACAGTGGACTAAATTTTGGTGTCTAATGTTTTCTAGCAGGACTCAAAATGTTACAACAGACCAGGAAAAAATGTTACTTCAACAACTCCGAGAAATCACTAGAGttatgaaagaaggaaaattcatAGATGACATCTCTCCTGAGAAGGAAGCTGAGGAGGCTCCTTACATGGCAGATTGGGAAGGTAAGTGAGAGCCTTTCTTACCATTACCCTTACAACAAAAATTGGATAAGGATTACTCACAGTTCCAGATCCTTTCAAAGTTTTGGTTAACTTTatccttccttttccagcagccagTGTTCAAAATTTTGCAAGAGGTTgcttggcattttttttccccagccataacagaaaaaaatagattttgagGTATCCAACATTTTTAAGTGTAAACACTGCACTGTCTGCTGCCCAAAGTGGCATATGAATATTCACATATGCTCCATCTGCAGCTGAGGCTTGGCTGCTCTGGGTTTATATCTTTccctttctgtgctgggctggatttCAGGACAATCATAAAACCCTTGGAAATCAGAATCAGTAGTTTTAGATAACTTACAGATTTTACTTTTGGTTAGTCACTCTTTGTTAGCTCCAATGTGGTAAAAGTCAACTCcaggaagtattttaaaaactatttattttaatgtcctTTCCATTCCTTGGTGTTTACCTGCTacataaatttgttttcaagaTATCTTAGTTGATCTGCTCTgtaacataattttaaatgcagacctaatttcttgctttttaaaaagctttcaaaaatgATCCAAAACATAAAGTATAAACAGTAGCCTTGAGCTCTGTTCATAAAGTCAAGTTTATGAtgttatttctaaaataaaatgcacaaagtCATCGATGTATCTGTTTTTTCAACTCTCTCAGTAATGCTGTTTATAGCAAGTGTTCAAACCGTGCATCAGTTAATCTgtaggcaggaaaaaaagaaggtttAAAGATCTAAGACACACCATTTTTACCTGTTAGCCCCCATAGCTTCCAGCAAAGCTCAGCTTTCACTCCTGAAAGTCAGGGTTGATATCCTGGCTCCCTAAAAGGAAGTGAGTTTTTTTATCATCTCCCAAGGAGACATGCTTTGCACATTCTTGCCATGGACTTAGTACTGTGATGTGCACATGGCATTAAAGAGCTGACACTTGCACTGGCAGTAGAAAAAACCACTGCCCTGGCCAATTCTGCATCCACCACTGAGGTCAGGActattttgaaatgctgttaATACTCCAAGCTGCATATCCCTTTGTTCCTAAGGTTATCCAGAAGAAACCTATCCTGTCTACGACAATTCCGATTGCTGCAAGCGCAAACAGGACACAATCCTTGTAGATTACCCTGACCTGAGCCAGCCCtctccagaggagctggcagaaaGAATGGAGGGCATGGAAGATGAGGAGTATCCTTATGATGAAACCCTGCTAAGTGATCTCACCACAGGAATGGGTGGCCAGGATTTAATGCAGAAGAAGGATGATGTAactcccagcagggaggaggagagtgACCTTCCTCCCAGCCAGAGCACtggggagtgctgctgctgctgtgatgaTGATCCTGCTGTCATAGCAGAGAATGCTGGATTCCactctgagagctgcagtgaaGTAGAAGAGACAAGCCAAGAGGACTTGTCTGTGgagtcagaaaatgaaaatgcagcactggaaaagcaaaaagtcaTCGATTCAGAGGAGACAGGCACACTGAGAAAGCGCTACACCAAAGTACTTGATTGATAGGACAACAGTGGATGCTGTCTGGATGGTAAAGGTCATAAACGCTCCTCCTCGTGGGTTTTGTTCCCAGTGAGGACTTCTCTGTGTTCATCTCCTTGTAGATATTGCATTCTTGTGGTGCCAGTCACATCATCTGTCTGAACTGGAAGCCAGTGCCCTCTTTTGTGCACTCATCATGGTTACCAtgatgctgccagcagtgctttgCTCTTGGTTTTTGAAGCCTTGTATTTTGGAGCAGATATTTGTGACTCATTCCTTTTCAATTCTGAAGGAGCCATCCTTGGTTTTGCCCTCTGTCATCCCAGAGTTAACCAAATGTCTCTTCTGACTTTTTCAAAAACATCTGTGTGCTACCAGTTAGGAGAGTTGATCAGATCCTTATATGTACACGAGTTTAGTGGGATGCTGAAGGACAAAATATGCCTTCTTTGTCTTAGCTCAGTGTTAACTGGTCAGCAGAGCTGATCATAGTCACACACATGACTCTCTCAACTCTGTCATTGCTGTCTGTGCTTGAGAAGCTGCTGTCACTACAATCCACAAAGCTCCCGTGCTACCCCACAGCCCCTTTCCCCATTATTCCGTGTTGTTGGAATGGTAGCCTAATCCATGTTGTGTAATCTGTGTGAGCAAGACTGAAGCTCTGTGAATTGTGCTTTAACTTTGCCTTAGCCTTGGTGAAATTCCCAGATGATTGCAGGAAGTGGACCACAATGTGTGACAGCACTAAAAATATCCCTAGAGATTAAAACCGAAAAGCAGTGATAAGGTTTGTCTGTAAAGGAGAAAGCAGCATGAGGGGGACCCTCAGACTGAAGGTGGCTGGTaggcttttcttcttcctggaAACCTTTTTATGCTTTTGGAATGCTGTTGCCAGGGTCATGTTGAGGCAGCCCCAGGAATGGGATGAGGAGGGTGCTGGAGCCAAGGGCTCCTGAGGGGAGGTGGCAGGTGGTCCCCGTGCCCAAGGGACAGCCTTCCTTGTACAAGCAGCATGGCAGGTGGGACAGGCCCCAGGAAAGGGTCCCTCAGCCCCCATGaccctcctgcttctcccacaTCGGGCGCGTTTCAGGCCCGCCGTACCCAGGGTGTTGTGCCACGCTCGTGGCCCGTGGCAGCGGCTGTTTGTGATGTCACCAGcgccctgtgccacagcagcagggccctCTGCAGTGCCCACCCCGCGCTGAGGCCCCTGATGAGTGTCCggaaggaagagaaggcagCGCAGCCAGGCCATGGCAGCCCGCCTGCCTAAGGGACGGCAGCAGCGCCCCTTCCAGTgatggcagaggaggagggcaTGTGccaggaggaggctgtgggagaggaggggcagaACCAGCCCTCTGCCATGAGTGCCAGCGCCCTCAGCTCCCTGGTGATGGCCATGCAGAGCCTGGCCCTGTGCCCGGCAGGGAACGGCgtgcagcccaggagcagtgAGCGGGGCGGCCGCCTGCCTTGGGCAGCACAGAGACACGGCCAGCAGCGGCCACAGAGGGAGCCGCTGGGCCAGGCCCTGAAAAACAGCCACCAGcggtgcaggaggaggaggaggaggggcaggaggagaagggggagcACCAGCCCCCGCGCCGTCAGAGCCATTGCCAGCGCCCGAGGGACCGCGTCCAGCGCCTGCCTCCAGGAATTCTGGCGGATCAAAATCCGCACCTGCCTGGCTGAAAAATAACAACACCAGGATGAAAATGCTGTCACCCTCCTTATTTGGTACTTCAGCAACAGCACCTGTGCTCCTGTGACCCCTTAAGTAGGAGGTGATTTTTAGAAACTTTCCAGTTCCATGCCCACATCCTGCTTTGCTGGTGCCACCTTACATCCTGGGGTTTTTTAGGTTATAACATCAACAATTTGAgactagatttttttaaacagagtaAAGTTATCATAAGGCATGGAGTCctaggaatttctttttttgctagGGAATATTATGGAGTCCCAGCCTCCACATGGGGCCCGTCCTACTGGCTCACCCATTCCATCTCCTGGCATCAACAATCATTTGTATTGTATGAATCCTTCCTTCTCATCCCCTACCCTACCCTtcctggagctcctctgctctgagccacagGGAAAGGACATGAATGGACTTGGCTTTCACCATGCTACTGCACTGAGGTGACAGGAGTTAGCCCCAGGAGGGCCACCGAGGTTCCTGGGGTCTGGAGGTGGGGTTGCTTCGGTCTGAGGACAGCAGCAATCCCTGATGGATGAGTGAAGTCAGCCTTGCATAAAGGATTTTAGCAGACCAAGCCAAGAATGTAGACAGCTGTTTCTTTGGAGAAGCAGCACATTGCAGTTTGGCCAGGAAGAAGTGCTGGCCTTCACATGGAGGTCCCTTCTAGAGCTGCTTCACAGGAAGTTCTTTTCAATGTTGgggaataaattttaaaagaccaaaccaataaaccaaaaaaaaaaaacagcaaaaattctttcttcctctcttttttggGATTTGGTGACTGCTCACATCTGGCcctcagtgctgggatggggtgTGGGGGGTGCCCATGGCAATGCCACCcaccacagctgggacagcccaTGGGAAGGGCCCGTGCCACCCCCAGAGTCACCACCCAGCCCTGTTTCATGCCAaccccaccagcccagcccccagagTACCTGTGTCCCTGAACTGAGGGTCTGCCCACCAACTGCCCTCACCACCACAACCGGCAGGTGCAGCTGTTCCAAACTTACCAATGATCCATGGGATCCACCAGGTAGTCACCACCACGGGAAAGTGGATTTGTGTCCATCAGGAGCTCCTTGTGATGGCCATCATTCCCCAGATGGGAGTTGCCCAAGCATTTTTGTTCCTAGAATAATTAGGCTGTACCAGACATTTTCTCCCAGGTTTGCAAAACCTCAGCCAAGGGGTCCCCTTAATGCCAGGTCTATTTCCCATTGTTACAAGCACTAAGAGGGACTTGAATCCCCcttttacatggaaaataaaaggagctGAACTCCCCTTTTGCATGTGCCTTGCAAGGGCGCTAATCCCTCACACTTCAGGAGTTGTTAGGGCTCCTTTTAATGCCTGTGACAGAGCTAAAGGCATCCTGTTTCTTTGCAGCAAGGTGCCAGAGAGCCCCAAGAGCTCATCCCTGCGGTGTCAGTGGCCTTGGCAGTCCCTCCCCAGGGACCAGTAAGTGCTCTCTGAATGCAGCCAGCCTTGCCTCCTGTAGCAGCTTGCCAGCCTTCAAACTGGGATTCCTCCTGTTTGAacaatatttccttttcacCCTTTGCCTCAGCTTTCCCctctctgaaacagaaatgtcTGTTTAGAGGAGCATTTTAGAAAAGGACCATCAAATGTGTGTTTCCAGCTTTCTCAACTATTAACTGCTCACTTCTACTGGAGAACACATAATTTAAAGGAGAGCTTAGCTGATCAAAATCAGGATTCTCAGAGAACTTTAAGTAAATCAAACTCATAGGTCACAACATCAGCAAAGCTGATTTGAGAAAAAGTCAGAGAAGCTCAGGTGGATGCCCACTGGAGGCAGTCAGGCTCTTTAAAAGCACATGCTCCTTTACTTGTGATGTTTCCCACCTGGCAAATGAAATGGCTGTACTTTTTGTTAAAGCtaaaagaaacagcacagaTGTTGTTAGAGCAAAATATTGTTATAAAACTAGATTTTAAAACCCACAAACAGGCTTAGATCTCCATGGATATTTGAGAATGGTTACAGATTGTTTTGGGCATTTCATGGGAtcaggaaaaaggcaaaaagtaAGATCATTGCTGGCCCCAAAAATACTCTAAAGAGCATTAGTTATCAAATAGTATTTGGAAAACAGATAAATATCTTAGGGGGTTATGACCTAACTCTTTGCATTAGCAACTAGTGTCCATAtcttggatttttaatt containing:
- the RIC3 gene encoding protein RIC-3, which codes for MHSHATPDGRAVPHFPRSHLTEAVAKAKAGGSGGGSTGGSGRGLVGQIIPIYGFGIFLYILYILFKLASKGRTTPAERKCPTATPGNMKRKITDYELTQLQERLKETEEAMEKLINRVGPMYDRTQNVTTDQEKMLLQQLREITRVMKEGKFIDDISPEKEAEEAPYMADWEGYPEETYPVYDNSDCCKRKQDTILVDYPDLSQPSPEELAERMEGMEDEEYPYDETLLSDLTTGMGGQDLMQKKDDVTPSREEESDLPPSQSTGECCCCCDDDPAVIAENAGFHSESCSEVEETSQEDLSVESENENAALEKQKVIDSEETGTLRKRYTKVLD